A part of Vicia villosa cultivar HV-30 ecotype Madison, WI unplaced genomic scaffold, Vvil1.0 ctg.000342F_1_1, whole genome shotgun sequence genomic DNA contains:
- the LOC131626995 gene encoding U-box domain-containing protein 51-like isoform X3 — MASQQITEEAVYLCTGNPLPKDIEQISYWLLNEQYSESFKRINDLKTRKGLTLVDIVREVTMFVFKIKIPPAVRVQLVNDLADIECFSVCAGALHIDVVVIESDDVVTAVAEEVTKDTLTKLVVGALSSGIFRRYKHKGMSARISVCTPTFCTVYAVSKGKLSIRQSDTQIDGSTTDNMSEISFSSSDSSNFTLGS; from the exons ATGGCCTCTCAGCAGATAACAGAAGAAGCTGTTTACCTTTGCACTGGAAATCCATTGCCCAAAGACATTGAGCAAATATCTTACTGGCTTCTAAATGAACAATATTCAGAGAGCTTTAAAA GAATTAATGATTTGAAAACAAGGAAAGGGCTGACCCTTGTTGATATTGTAAGAGAAGTGACAAT GTTTGTATTTAAGATTAAGATACCTCCAGCTGTTCGAGTGCAATTGGTGAATGATTTGGCTGACATAGA ATGTTTTAGTGTTTGTGCAGGTGCATTGCATATAGATGTTGTAGTGATTGAATCAGATGATGTAGTAACTGCGGTAGCAGAGGAAGTAACTAAGGACACTTTAACCAAACTTGTCGTTGGAGCTTTGTCTTCTGGTATTTTCAGAAGGTA TAAACATAAGGGTATGTCTGCAAGAATCTCAGTATGCACTCCAACATTTTGTACGGTTTACGCTGTTTCAAAGGGAAAATTGTCCATACGGCAATCAGACACACAAATTGATGGAAGTACTACGGATAACATGAGTGAAATCAGTTTTTCCTCAAGCGACTCATCAAACTTCACTCTAG GTTCTTGA
- the LOC131626995 gene encoding uncharacterized protein LOC131626995 isoform X2: MEATAAAAAARGVSLQLQTPPRKEWRVVSEHHHSARNPDGESTHMASQQITEEAVYLCTGNPLPKDIEQISYWLLNEQYSESFKRINDLKTRKGLTLVDIVREVTMFVFKIKIPPAVRVQLVNDLADIECFSVCAGALHIDVVVIESDDVVTAVAEEVTKDTLTKLVVGALSSGIFRSKHKGMSARISVCTPTFCTVYAVSKGKLSIRQSDTQIDGSTTDNMSEISFSSSDSSNFTLGS; this comes from the exons ATGGAGGCCACGGCCGCCGCAGCCGCTGCTCGCGGCGTTTCTCTTCAGTTGCAGACTCCGCCGAGGAAAGAATGGCGCGTTGTTTCTGAACATCATCATTCCGCCAGAAACCCTGACGGTGAG TCAACACACATGGCCTCTCAGCAGATAACAGAAGAAGCTGTTTACCTTTGCACTGGAAATCCATTGCCCAAAGACATTGAGCAAATATCTTACTGGCTTCTAAATGAACAATATTCAGAGAGCTTTAAAA GAATTAATGATTTGAAAACAAGGAAAGGGCTGACCCTTGTTGATATTGTAAGAGAAGTGACAAT GTTTGTATTTAAGATTAAGATACCTCCAGCTGTTCGAGTGCAATTGGTGAATGATTTGGCTGACATAGA ATGTTTTAGTGTTTGTGCAGGTGCATTGCATATAGATGTTGTAGTGATTGAATCAGATGATGTAGTAACTGCGGTAGCAGAGGAAGTAACTAAGGACACTTTAACCAAACTTGTCGTTGGAGCTTTGTCTTCTGGTATTTTCAGAAG TAAACATAAGGGTATGTCTGCAAGAATCTCAGTATGCACTCCAACATTTTGTACGGTTTACGCTGTTTCAAAGGGAAAATTGTCCATACGGCAATCAGACACACAAATTGATGGAAGTACTACGGATAACATGAGTGAAATCAGTTTTTCCTCAAGCGACTCATCAAACTTCACTCTAG GTTCTTGA
- the LOC131626995 gene encoding uncharacterized protein LOC131626995 isoform X1: MEATAAAAAARGVSLQLQTPPRKEWRVVSEHHHSARNPDGESTHMASQQITEEAVYLCTGNPLPKDIEQISYWLLNEQYSESFKRINDLKTRKGLTLVDIVREVTMFVFKIKIPPAVRVQLVNDLADIECFSVCAGALHIDVVVIESDDVVTAVAEEVTKDTLTKLVVGALSSGIFRRYKHKGMSARISVCTPTFCTVYAVSKGKLSIRQSDTQIDGSTTDNMSEISFSSSDSSNFTLGS, translated from the exons ATGGAGGCCACGGCCGCCGCAGCCGCTGCTCGCGGCGTTTCTCTTCAGTTGCAGACTCCGCCGAGGAAAGAATGGCGCGTTGTTTCTGAACATCATCATTCCGCCAGAAACCCTGACGGTGAG TCAACACACATGGCCTCTCAGCAGATAACAGAAGAAGCTGTTTACCTTTGCACTGGAAATCCATTGCCCAAAGACATTGAGCAAATATCTTACTGGCTTCTAAATGAACAATATTCAGAGAGCTTTAAAA GAATTAATGATTTGAAAACAAGGAAAGGGCTGACCCTTGTTGATATTGTAAGAGAAGTGACAAT GTTTGTATTTAAGATTAAGATACCTCCAGCTGTTCGAGTGCAATTGGTGAATGATTTGGCTGACATAGA ATGTTTTAGTGTTTGTGCAGGTGCATTGCATATAGATGTTGTAGTGATTGAATCAGATGATGTAGTAACTGCGGTAGCAGAGGAAGTAACTAAGGACACTTTAACCAAACTTGTCGTTGGAGCTTTGTCTTCTGGTATTTTCAGAAGGTA TAAACATAAGGGTATGTCTGCAAGAATCTCAGTATGCACTCCAACATTTTGTACGGTTTACGCTGTTTCAAAGGGAAAATTGTCCATACGGCAATCAGACACACAAATTGATGGAAGTACTACGGATAACATGAGTGAAATCAGTTTTTCCTCAAGCGACTCATCAAACTTCACTCTAG GTTCTTGA
- the LOC131626996 gene encoding DNA topoisomerase 2-like, producing MSVLLIQLLQSRKKKDANVKAHTVKKDANALIDNPAFDSQTKETLTTRQASFGSKCDVPESKLKDVEKSGIVDTLLSWEDFKQSKDLKKTDGTKTQRIRGIVKLEDANDAGGRNSEKCTFILTEGDSAKALAMVGLSVVGRDHYGVFPLRGKLLNVREASSKQIMDNEEIQNIKKILGLQQNKEYTNVKSLRYGHLMIMADQDHDGSHIKGLLINFIHSFWPSLLKVPSFMVEFPTPVIRASHSNGTILSFYSIPEYEAWRERLGNSAASWKIKYYKGLGTSTPKEGREYFRDLDKHKKDFIWEDDFDGNAIEMAYLIVVYFG from the exons ATGTCAGTTTTGTTAATTCAATTGCTACAATCAAGG aaaaagaaggatGCCAATGTGAAAGCTCATACTGTAAAGAAGGATGCCAATGCTCTGATTGACAATCCAGCTTTTGATTCTCAAACTAAGGAGACACTAACAACTAGACAAGCTAGTTTTGGTTCTAAGTGTGATGTTCCCGAATCAAAGCTTAAGGATG TTGAAAAATCTGGAATAGTAGACACCCTCCTATCATGGGAAGATTTTAAACAAAGTAAAGATCTGAAAAAAACTGATGGAACTAAGACCCAGAGGATTCGTGGGATTGTAAAGCTCGAGGATGCCAATGATGCTGGTGGAAGGAACTCTGAGAAATGTACCTTTATATTGACGGAGGGAGATTCCGCCAAGGCTCTTGCG ATGGTCGGGCTTTCTGTAGTGGGCCGAGACCACTATGGTGTGTTTCCGTTGAGAGGAAAATTGCTCAATGTGAGGGAAGCTAGTAGCAAGCAAATAATGGataatgaagaaattcaaaatataaaGAAGATACTTGGGCTGCAGCAAAACAAGGAGTACACAAATGTGAAGTCTTTGAGATATGGTCATTTGATGATTATGGCTGATCAG GATCATGATGGCTCCCACATCAAAGGGCTTCTGATTAACTTCATTCATTCCTTTTGGCCATCACTGCTTAAGGTTCCATCTTTCATGGTTGAGTTCCCTACTCCCGTTATAAGG GCTTCTCATTCAAATGGTACAATATTATCATTTTATTCTATACCGGAATATGAAGCATGGAGAGAAAGATTGGGGAATAGTGCAGCTAGTTGGAAGATAAAGTACTATAAG GGGTTGGGTACAAGTACTCCCAAGGAAGGGAGAGAGTACTTTCGAGATCTTGATAAGCACAAAAAAGACTTCATTTGGGAAGATGATTTTGATGGAAATGCAATTGAGATGGCGTATTTAATTGTTGTATATTTTGGCTAG